The genomic segment ATTGATGCAGTTTTATGTGATTGTCTTCCCGGATCCGGTATAACCGAAGTTGCAACGAATCGGGTAAACCAGGCTTTATTTTTAAAAGCGAACCGATCTTTTGATTGGACACCTGGGGCTGATTAAAGGCGTTGCAAAGTACAGCTTCTGTAAACTGCCGGTGTGCCGCTGAAAGTTGCTGACGATACTCATCGTAAAGGCTGCGGGCCTTAAAAAAATCTTTCTGCCCGATGGCATAATAAATCGATTTAAACGCGGAGCTTTCGATCTGCCCCCGACAAAGCCCGGATACGTTTACCAACAGGACCAGGAGCCCGGTCTTTAAAAAGTGTTTCATTATATTTGTTTAAAACCAAATCCGCCGTTTCTTTTATATTTCACAAAAAACAGGTCGTAATTGTGCTGTGTCACCGGGGCCCGGCAAAATACAAAAATAACAATAATCGATGCTTTGTTGTTCATCAGATACAGGCTGAATGCTTTGATGGTTTTTTATTCCCGGGCCCGTCATTCGCTGTTACCCTGCCGCTTATTGTATTCATCGTCCCCTTCGCCCGAGCTTCGTGACCTTTACGGTTCAATTTTTTAAGGCGGGAATATGCAAGGGACCATGCAATGCACATAAGGAGATACGTGCAACTATTCATCGCGCTCTTGCGCAGGCGTCGCGCCCTTTGCGGTTCAACTTTTTAACGCTGGAATACGCAAGGAGTTACCCGCTTTTTTTACCTGCATTTCCCTTATGCCGTTGCAGATCTGTCAAATGCAGCAATCCAAAAAGCATCCGTTTAGCTGAACCGGGCTTTTATTGCGGAAAACGCCGAACGAACCGATTCGAAAATATTTGATAGTTTAGCGTATTAAATCCGGATTGAAAATGTTAGATTTTATAAAACAACCCTGGCCCTGGTATGTGGCCGGGCCACTGATCGGGTTGATTGTACCGGCACTATTATTACTCGGAAACAAGCCCTTTGGCATCAGTTCCTCGTTACGGCATATTTGTGCCGCCTGTATTCCTTCCGGCATTCCTTTTTTCCGGTATAACTGGAAAAAAGAACGATGGAACCTGCTTTTTGTGCTAGGAATTTTCTTCGGAGGGATGATTGCTGCGCGGTTCCTTTCTGATCCGGAGCCAATAAAGATCGCCCCTCAACTGGCGGCCGACCTGGCAAAGCGGGGTATTACTGATTATCATAACCTCGTTCCGGCCGATCTTTTTAACTGGCATTCCCTGCCCACAGTCAAGGGAGCAATCCTGATGATTGCCGGCGGATTTCTTGTAGGCTTTGGAACACGATATGCTGGCGGATGTACGAGCGGACACGCCATTATGGGTTTATCCAACCTTCAATGGCCCTCCCTGGTTGCCACTGTTTGCTTTATGATCGGCGGCTTCCTGGCGGCCAATTTATTGTTGCCCTGGATTCTGGCCCTCTAACTTCAATTTTTTTTCGCAATGATTAAAGAAGATCTTAAGAACGGTTTTTCCAAACCCATACAGGATGAATTTACAGTAACTCCGGATTCGGATGCAACAAAGAATGGATCGCAGGTCCGCTTCCTTATTGCAGGTATCGTTTTTGGAATTGCATTTACCAAGGCGGAAGTGATCAGCTGGTTCCGCATACAGGAAATGTTCCGGCTTCAATCCTTCCATATGTATGGCGTTATCGGCAGCGCCGTAGTTGTGGGCATGGTCTCTATCTGGCTGATCAAAAAATTCAATATGAAAACCATCAATGGCGAAAAGATAGAAATTCAGCCCAAGCAGTTCAATAAGGGACAGGTGTTTGGAGGATTGATCTTCGGTATTGGCTGGGCACTGACCGGCGCCTGTCCCGGTCCGCTCTTTGCGCAGATCGGCACCGGTGCTACCGTGGTAATGATCACGCTCCTGAGTGCCATTGCCGGCACCTGGGTCTATGGACGGTTCCGGAATAAACTGCCCCATTAAAAAAAGTATATTTTTCCCAAGACCGCTATAGATTCCTTTTATCAGAAGCCGTGCAGCCCTATGTTAAAAGACCGGATTATTATCATTGATGCCCAGAAAGACTTTACAGAACCGGGCTTCGCTTACGGACAACATCACCCGTTGCTAAAAAATATCTGGACCGTCGTTCAAAAGCTTAATATCCTGCTGGAACAAACGCAGCCCGGGCGGGTTATCCTTGTTGATTCCAGCTATCTTCCCAACCAGTTTGGCCCGGGCTTTTCTGCCTGTGTTCGGGGAACGGAAGGCCACCAAAGCAGCCTGGGAAACATTGAAGTGTTCCGGCGTTTTGAGAAAACAAACCACAGCTGTTTTTCTTCAAAAGATTTTTCTGCTCACTTACAAGCAACGCAGATAGACCGGCTTATGCTTTGTGGTTTTCTTACCGAATATTGTGTAAAAGCCACCGCGCTTGACGCGCTTTCAAGGGGCTTCAGGGTTACCGTTTGTCCGGACCTGCTTGGCTCAGCGGATGATAAGCAACTGATAAAAGAACAGGCACTGGCAGAAATGGAGCAAAGAGGAGCAACAATCCAATGCCCCGGATACTAAACCGTATAACGCTTTACCTCCAGTAAGTGAACCGCATCTTCTTTTGTGTTCCAGTCTGAATGAATGGCCAGGGCGGCCCCTGTGGCGGTAGCCTGGGATACTGATGCCGCATATACTTCCAATTCCGGGAAAGCCCTTGCCATCAGGTTCATAAAAATTTCGTTCCGTGCAAAGCCTCCGTCGATGTAAAGTTGCTTTACACCCGTATCATTCAGCACCAGTTCCGTAGAATGCTTCTGCTTTTTTACCAGGTGTCGTATTAAATCGTGGTAGGTCTTTTCTACCGTTTGTTCGCCTGAGAACACGAAATGCGGGGTCACTGGTGCATCATCCGCCGGTGCTGCCAGATCCGGGGCAAAACGGATACCATGAAAATATCTGGGGTTTAAATGATAGAAGGCGGCCAGTTTTTTTACTGCTTCTTCATGCTCGTTGCCAGCAAACAAACGAGAGGATTTCAGAGGCATTCCCTGGTAGGTAAGATATGACAAACAATCCTGCTGCAGTTCCTTTGTTGTTAACGGGGTTTTATTAAACGGGTTCATGGAAATGCTCCAGGTACCGGTAGACAGAAGCACAAAGGGATCTTTAATCATACACATGTACGGGATAAAAGCCGCTGAGCTGTCGTGCAGCCCCACGCCACATTTTAGCGGTTGACCTTCCATAGCCGTATCCACGGATCCGTCTGAAGGAAACAAAGGCGCCAATCTGCTACCGATGCCCTCTTCCGCAACCCAGCGATGGTAATCATTCTTCCGGAAATCCCATAAAGCAGTGTGGCAACCGATGCTGGTAATATCCGAAAATAACTGCCTGTGCACAAGAAAGCCCAGGTACTGAGGCAGGTGCAGCGATTGACGTATTTCCCCAAATAATTGCGGTTGTTGTTCCTTAATGCGATAAAGCTGCAGGCCTGAATTCAGGTTTCCTAAAATGGGAGATGCTGTTTCAGTGGCAAACTGCTCTCTTCCCCCGTAACGGTAATAAAACAGATCACCCAGGTCTTCGGGGAACGGTTTCAGATAATTGTATAAGGGCGCTACCGGCCGGCCGGAGGCGTCCAGGTGTACAAAGCTGGCCCCATAAGTGGAAAAATTAACTGCCCGCAATTTTATAGCGGGATCCTTTAGTTTTTCTGCCAGTTTATTTTTTACCCAATTGCCAATGGCATTTATATCATCACAGGGAAATCCGTCCTCATCTCTTGTCTCGTAAAAATTTTGCACCTCCTCTTCCACGATCTGATAATCTTCATCGAAGAAGAAGAATTTTTTATTAGTCTTTCCGATATCAAATACCGCTATTCCCGGAATGGCACTCATTTATTATGTCAGATATTAGTGATCAGTAGTCAGCTGTTGGCTATCAGTTATCAGATCTTTGTTCTCAGATAACGGCTAAAGGCTAAAAGCTGATGGCTAAAAAACTTTGCTATAACCCCGTCGCTACGGCCTTTTCCCCCCGCTCTTTCACCAGTTGATCCCGTACTTTTAACTGACGGAACAGACCAATTGGATCCAGGACCGCACCGGCACGCAAACGGGCCTCTGCAAGGATCGGACGCACATCCGTCCGGTATGCTGCCTGGAGTAACTCCTGGGCCAGCGCTACATCGTTATTTTCCTGTGCGGTTTCAAGTTGAGCCGCATTTACCAGCAAGGCCTGGGCATAGGCAATCTTAATGGCTTCCACGCTTTGGAGCAGGTCTTCCAGCGGGTCTTTTACATTATGACTGGCATCAATCATCCATCCCAGGCCCGTAGCATGATCCATGCCCCGCACATCCATTCCGTCTACCAGCTCTTTAAAGATCAGGAACAGCTGGTAGGGCTTGATGCTCCCAACAGTCAGATCATCATCGCCGTACTTGCTATCATTAAAATGGAAACCTCCCAGTTTTTTCTCATTCAACAACAAAGCTACGATCTGTTCAATATTGGCATTGGGCAGGTGATGTCCCAGGTCCACCAGGGTGTAGGCCTTTTCTCCCAGCTTGCTGGCAAACAGGAACGACTGTCCCCAATCGCCTACAGTGGTAGAGTAAAAATTCGGTTCAAAAGCCTTGTACTCTACAAATACCTTCCATTGTTCGGGCAACGCCTCATAAATTTCGCCGAGGCTTTCCAGGGTATTATTAAAGGCCTTTCGGAAATTGAGTTGCCCCGGGAAGCAGGAACCGTCCGCCAGCCAGATGGTTAACGATTCGGAGCCCAGTTCCTCGCCATATTTGATCACCTCTATATTGTGATCGATCGCCTGTTTC from the Niabella agricola genome contains:
- a CDS encoding YeeE/YedE family protein, whose amino-acid sequence is MLDFIKQPWPWYVAGPLIGLIVPALLLLGNKPFGISSSLRHICAACIPSGIPFFRYNWKKERWNLLFVLGIFFGGMIAARFLSDPEPIKIAPQLAADLAKRGITDYHNLVPADLFNWHSLPTVKGAILMIAGGFLVGFGTRYAGGCTSGHAIMGLSNLQWPSLVATVCFMIGGFLAANLLLPWILAL
- a CDS encoding DUF6691 family protein — protein: MIKEDLKNGFSKPIQDEFTVTPDSDATKNGSQVRFLIAGIVFGIAFTKAEVISWFRIQEMFRLQSFHMYGVIGSAVVVGMVSIWLIKKFNMKTINGEKIEIQPKQFNKGQVFGGLIFGIGWALTGACPGPLFAQIGTGATVVMITLLSAIAGTWVYGRFRNKLPH
- a CDS encoding cysteine hydrolase family protein — encoded protein: MLKDRIIIIDAQKDFTEPGFAYGQHHPLLKNIWTVVQKLNILLEQTQPGRVILVDSSYLPNQFGPGFSACVRGTEGHQSSLGNIEVFRRFEKTNHSCFSSKDFSAHLQATQIDRLMLCGFLTEYCVKATALDALSRGFRVTVCPDLLGSADDKQLIKEQALAEMEQRGATIQCPGY
- a CDS encoding FGGY-family carbohydrate kinase; protein product: MSAIPGIAVFDIGKTNKKFFFFDEDYQIVEEEVQNFYETRDEDGFPCDDINAIGNWVKNKLAEKLKDPAIKLRAVNFSTYGASFVHLDASGRPVAPLYNYLKPFPEDLGDLFYYRYGGREQFATETASPILGNLNSGLQLYRIKEQQPQLFGEIRQSLHLPQYLGFLVHRQLFSDITSIGCHTALWDFRKNDYHRWVAEEGIGSRLAPLFPSDGSVDTAMEGQPLKCGVGLHDSSAAFIPYMCMIKDPFVLLSTGTWSISMNPFNKTPLTTKELQQDCLSYLTYQGMPLKSSRLFAGNEHEEAVKKLAAFYHLNPRYFHGIRFAPDLAAPADDAPVTPHFVFSGEQTVEKTYHDLIRHLVKKQKHSTELVLNDTGVKQLYIDGGFARNEIFMNLMARAFPELEVYAASVSQATATGAALAIHSDWNTKEDAVHLLEVKRYTV
- a CDS encoding L-rhamnose isomerase — translated: MLLTKAQIEQHNDALLTQHQRNFQFISGNVPGVEQIIKKLTDFQVAIPSWALGNGGTRFGRFAGRGEPATLEQKLEDVGLLHQFNRSSGAISLHIPWDIPKDAAALKQLAAQLDLKFDAMNSNTFQDQAGQAHSYKYGSLQHVDRAVRKQAIDHNIEVIKYGEELGSESLTIWLADGSCFPGQLNFRKAFNNTLESLGEIYEALPEQWKVFVEYKAFEPNFYSTTVGDWGQSFLFASKLGEKAYTLVDLGHHLPNANIEQIVALLLNEKKLGGFHFNDSKYGDDDLTVGSIKPYQLFLIFKELVDGMDVRGMDHATGLGWMIDASHNVKDPLEDLLQSVEAIKIAYAQALLVNAAQLETAQENNDVALAQELLQAAYRTDVRPILAEARLRAGAVLDPIGLFRQLKVRDQLVKERGEKAVATGL